The Haloplanus salinarum genome includes a region encoding these proteins:
- a CDS encoding DUF7490 domain-containing protein, producing the protein MRRESALAAGAVGVVVLAVVAAVLVPGALADPSEDRPVRPGPVTIADMEISAGDVTGDTVTLNVGTRLSHRGPPARNVSLRVQAVDTESGLVESTRTVSVGNLSEEREVAVPTNLTVEREGGYRIRAVVYRDGERIDSGARELRGLEALQPAYARSDVRFASADALPPVSFAVAEAGEDRTTLDMQVALTNEGDEQPSDLRVTVTLRQADSNIVANRTAVDVGSIRPGRTATVETRLTVPAGYNYYVDAVLWKDGVVIDSTRGAANLDPSETISVNETRRDVELEVGDFTRGDGQGGDRPRPEATGMPTAGGGPGFGVGVAVVAVVAAALFARRWTK; encoded by the coding sequence ATGCGTCGCGAATCAGCGCTGGCCGCGGGTGCGGTCGGCGTCGTCGTCCTGGCCGTCGTCGCGGCGGTCCTGGTCCCCGGTGCCCTCGCGGATCCCAGCGAGGACCGGCCGGTCCGCCCCGGTCCGGTCACCATCGCCGACATGGAGATTTCGGCGGGCGACGTGACCGGCGACACCGTCACCCTGAACGTGGGGACGCGCCTGTCACACCGCGGGCCGCCGGCCCGGAACGTCAGTCTCCGGGTCCAGGCCGTCGACACGGAGTCCGGACTGGTCGAGTCGACCCGTACCGTTTCCGTCGGGAACCTCAGCGAGGAACGCGAGGTGGCGGTCCCGACGAACCTGACCGTCGAGCGCGAGGGCGGCTACCGGATTCGGGCGGTCGTCTACCGCGACGGCGAACGGATCGACAGCGGAGCGCGCGAACTCCGCGGACTGGAGGCGCTCCAGCCGGCCTACGCCCGGAGCGACGTCCGGTTCGCGTCCGCGGACGCCCTCCCCCCGGTCTCCTTCGCGGTCGCCGAGGCCGGCGAGGACCGGACGACACTCGACATGCAGGTCGCACTGACCAACGAGGGCGACGAGCAGCCGTCGGATCTCCGCGTCACGGTGACGCTCCGGCAGGCCGACTCGAACATCGTCGCCAACCGGACGGCCGTCGACGTGGGGTCGATCCGCCCCGGTCGCACGGCGACCGTCGAGACCCGGCTGACCGTCCCGGCGGGGTACAACTACTACGTCGACGCGGTGCTCTGGAAGGACGGCGTCGTCATCGACAGCACCCGGGGCGCCGCGAACCTCGATCCCTCGGAGACGATCAGCGTCAACGAGACGCGTCGCGATGTGGAACTGGAGGTCGGCGACTTCACCCGCGGCGACGGGCAGGGTGGCGACCGGCCCCGGCCCGAGGCGACCGGGATGCCGACTGCCGGCGGCGGCCCCGGGTTCGGCGTCGGCGTCGCCGTCGTCGCCGTCGTCGCCGCCGCGCTGTTCGCCCGGAGGTGGACCAAATGA
- a CDS encoding ZIP family metal transporter: protein MTRRSLVGPAATVTLVGLSWFAATGEAWKLLGISWVAFAAMAAGIPLGRRSLGGRPWTLVWGYGLASGAMVTSAAVFLVPQAIAHDATFGGFGVALGLLIGFASHTVGHRLAHLEVPFDRTATELTAHALSAGLIIGVVYGNMPDLGPILGLAIVSHKGPAGYAAARRLVTNDRDPMVLLLPAAGVGIMAILASLIALPAAPTVRGVVFGFAAGIFLHVAMDFLPRCELGSDVHDLLTVTGDAHELLDRLRVHAVLSTGLGGVSVFVAWLLVS from the coding sequence GTGACTCGACGCTCACTCGTCGGCCCCGCCGCCACCGTGACGCTCGTGGGGCTGTCCTGGTTCGCGGCGACCGGGGAGGCCTGGAAACTGCTCGGGATCTCGTGGGTCGCCTTCGCCGCGATGGCGGCCGGGATCCCGCTCGGTCGTCGCTCGCTCGGCGGGCGGCCGTGGACGCTCGTCTGGGGGTACGGCCTCGCGAGCGGCGCGATGGTGACGAGCGCCGCCGTCTTCCTCGTCCCGCAGGCCATCGCGCACGACGCGACCTTCGGGGGGTTCGGCGTCGCCCTCGGCCTGTTGATCGGCTTCGCCAGCCACACCGTCGGTCATCGGCTCGCCCACCTCGAGGTCCCCTTCGACCGGACCGCCACGGAGTTGACGGCCCACGCCCTCTCGGCGGGCCTCATCATCGGCGTCGTCTACGGGAACATGCCCGACCTCGGACCGATCCTCGGCCTCGCCATCGTCTCGCACAAGGGGCCGGCGGGCTACGCGGCCGCCCGCCGGCTGGTGACGAACGACCGCGACCCGATGGTGTTGCTCCTACCCGCCGCCGGCGTCGGCATCATGGCCATCCTCGCCAGCCTGATCGCCCTGCCCGCGGCGCCGACGGTCCGGGGCGTCGTCTTCGGTTTCGCCGCCGGCATCTTCCTCCACGTCGCGATGGATTTCCTGCCGCGGTGTGAACTCGGCAGCGACGTCCACGACCTGTTGACGGTGACCGGCGACGCCCACGAACTGCTCGACCGGCTCCGCGTTCACGCCGTCCTCAGCACGGGGCTGGGCGGCGTCTCCGTCTTCGTCGCGTGGCTGCTCGTCTCGTAG
- a CDS encoding SDR family NAD(P)-dependent oxidoreductase: protein MDGTSVVVTGASRGIGASVAARFAAEGAHVTCCARRREPLESVVEGIVDAGDAATAVRADVRDEFDVERLMERAARAGDGIDVVVANAAVNHGDPGESPLHEESYSRFDDTVRTNLRGVFATVREALPHLAADGRVLVPSGAVARESTAGMGAYAVSKAGAEALVRGFAADLEQVVGVVDPGYVATDLSGDTGRDPDDVAPMFVWAARDAEAEAVDGEVLDLRAWKSATR from the coding sequence ATGGACGGAACGAGTGTGGTCGTCACGGGTGCTAGTCGGGGGATCGGTGCGAGCGTCGCGGCGCGGTTCGCGGCCGAGGGGGCCCACGTCACCTGCTGTGCGCGGCGGCGGGAGCCCCTCGAGTCGGTCGTCGAGGGCATCGTCGACGCGGGTGACGCGGCGACGGCGGTGCGGGCCGACGTGCGCGACGAGTTCGACGTCGAGCGGTTGATGGAACGGGCCGCCAGGGCGGGCGACGGTATCGACGTGGTGGTGGCGAACGCCGCGGTCAACCACGGCGACCCCGGCGAGAGCCCCCTCCACGAGGAGTCGTACTCCCGGTTCGACGACACGGTACGGACGAACCTCCGGGGCGTCTTCGCGACGGTGCGGGAGGCGCTCCCGCACCTGGCGGCCGACGGTCGGGTCCTCGTCCCCTCGGGGGCCGTGGCCCGCGAGTCGACGGCGGGGATGGGCGCCTACGCCGTCTCGAAGGCGGGCGCGGAGGCGCTGGTCCGGGGTTTCGCCGCCGACCTCGAACAGGTCGTGGGCGTCGTCGACCCCGGCTACGTCGCCACGGATCTGAGCGGCGATACGGGCCGGGACCCCGACGACGTGGCACCGATGTTCGTCTGGGCCGCCCGCGACGCCGAGGCCGAGGCCGTCGACGGGGAGGTACTCGACCTGCGGGCTTGGAAGTCGGCGACGCGGTAA
- a CDS encoding FAD-dependent oxidoreductase — MARDPFVVVGGDAAGLSAASKFRREADRDVVVFERGRWISYAHCGEPYFVEGTVERLTDLLSLSPADVADRGIDLRRGHEVVSVSPEQRTVTVEADGDRFDQPYAELLVATGASATTGALDTALDGVFTIHGLDSAAATDAYLTSPAEYDWSRLGDGPVDEARVERNAALDPPERAAVVGGGYVGVEMTEALVARGVDVHLFQRPEHLLPPFGEAIGERVADHLAERGVTVHTGASVTKLVGDDRIEAVAYDGERLPVGMAVIGIGVTPNTAPLDGTGVDRGPGTAVRTDAYGRTSLPAVYAAGDVATARHAVTGAETWVPLGLTANRAGRAVGATVAGDPTPVGEVAGTAVVKAFDLECGRVGLTDEGTAAAAGFDPASETITAGSRSGYYPGGDETTVTLLADRTTGRVLGGAIAGRDRAAIRIDTLATAIESDLTVAELERLDLAYAPPFSPVWDPVLVAAKVLNGRLDD, encoded by the coding sequence ATGGCACGCGATCCCTTCGTCGTCGTCGGCGGCGACGCGGCCGGCCTGAGCGCGGCGAGCAAGTTCCGACGCGAAGCCGACCGTGACGTCGTCGTCTTCGAGCGTGGACGGTGGATCTCCTACGCTCACTGTGGCGAGCCCTACTTCGTGGAGGGGACGGTCGAGCGACTGACCGACCTTCTCTCGCTGTCCCCGGCGGACGTCGCGGACCGCGGGATCGACCTGCGCCGCGGCCACGAAGTCGTCTCGGTCTCCCCCGAACAGCGGACCGTCACCGTCGAGGCGGACGGCGACCGGTTCGATCAGCCGTACGCCGAGTTGCTGGTGGCGACGGGTGCGAGCGCGACGACCGGCGCCTTGGACACCGCGCTCGACGGCGTCTTCACCATCCACGGCCTCGATTCCGCGGCGGCGACCGACGCCTACCTCACCTCACCCGCCGAGTACGACTGGAGCCGTCTGGGCGACGGTCCGGTCGACGAGGCGCGGGTCGAGCGCAACGCGGCGCTGGACCCACCGGAGCGGGCGGCCGTCGTCGGCGGCGGCTACGTCGGCGTCGAGATGACCGAGGCGCTCGTCGCCCGCGGCGTCGACGTCCACCTGTTCCAGCGCCCGGAACACCTCCTCCCGCCGTTCGGCGAGGCGATCGGCGAGCGCGTGGCCGACCACCTCGCCGAGCGGGGGGTGACGGTCCACACCGGAGCGTCGGTGACGAAACTCGTCGGCGACGACCGGATCGAGGCGGTGGCGTACGACGGGGAGCGCCTCCCGGTCGGGATGGCGGTGATCGGGATCGGCGTGACGCCGAATACGGCCCCTCTCGACGGCACCGGCGTCGACCGCGGACCGGGCACTGCCGTCCGCACCGACGCCTACGGACGGACGAGCCTGCCGGCCGTCTACGCCGCCGGCGACGTGGCGACGGCGAGACACGCGGTGACCGGCGCGGAGACGTGGGTGCCACTCGGGCTGACCGCGAACCGCGCGGGACGGGCGGTCGGAGCGACGGTCGCCGGCGACCCCACGCCCGTCGGCGAGGTGGCCGGCACCGCAGTCGTGAAGGCCTTCGACCTGGAGTGTGGTCGGGTCGGCCTCACCGACGAGGGGACGGCCGCGGCCGCGGGGTTCGACCCCGCGAGCGAGACGATCACGGCGGGATCGCGCTCGGGCTACTACCCCGGCGGCGACGAGACGACGGTGACGCTGCTCGCCGACCGGACGACCGGTCGGGTGCTCGGCGGCGCCATCGCCGGCCGCGACCGGGCGGCCATCCGCATCGACACGCTGGCGACCGCCATCGAGAGCGACCTCACCGTCGCCGAACTCGAACGCCTCGACCTGGCCTACGCGCCCCCGTTCAGCCCGGTGTGGGACCCGGTGCTCGTCGCCGCCAAGGTTCTCAACGGCCGACTGGACGACTGA
- a CDS encoding phytoene desaturase family protein: MNDSSPVGDADGRSVVVVGSGFGGLSTACYLANAGADVTVLEKNEQLGGRASRLHTDGFRFDMGPSWYLMPDVFEDFFADFGRRPEEYYGLERLDPHYRIFFKDGDRVDLVPDMDANRETFEAYEPGAGDALDDYLDRAAYTYDVGMEHFVYEDRSRLRDFVDPDVLRYARGLSLLGTMQDHVEEYFDHPKLQQIVQYSLVFLGGAPNNTPALYNLMSHVDFNLGVYYPEDGMGGVVDGIVAVAEELGVDFRVDHPVAEIRGREGAFAVRTEDGREFFPDEVVSDADYAHTEQELLVPEDRQYDADYWDSRTYAPSAFLLYLGVEGDVDPLEHHTLVLPTDWDDHFETIFGDPAWPEDPAYYLCVPSKTDDTVAPEGHSNLFVLAPVAPGLDDGPERRQRFRDLLLDDIAEHTGVDLRDRIVVEERFSVSEFADRYNSTQGTALGLAHTLRQTSLLRPPHASEAVDGLYFTGSYTTPGIGVPMCLISGRLTAERMTTTR; the protein is encoded by the coding sequence ATGAACGATAGCTCGCCGGTCGGCGACGCCGACGGTCGGTCGGTGGTCGTCGTCGGCAGCGGATTCGGCGGCCTCTCGACGGCCTGTTATCTCGCGAACGCGGGGGCTGACGTGACGGTCCTGGAGAAAAACGAACAGCTCGGCGGGCGGGCGAGCCGCCTGCACACCGACGGTTTCCGGTTCGACATGGGGCCGTCCTGGTATCTCATGCCCGACGTGTTCGAGGACTTCTTCGCCGACTTCGGGCGCCGGCCCGAGGAGTACTACGGCCTCGAACGCCTCGACCCCCACTATCGGATCTTCTTCAAGGACGGCGACCGGGTCGACCTCGTTCCCGACATGGACGCCAACCGGGAGACCTTCGAGGCCTACGAGCCGGGCGCCGGCGACGCGCTCGACGACTACCTCGACCGGGCGGCCTACACCTACGACGTGGGGATGGAACATTTCGTCTACGAGGACCGCTCCCGCCTGCGCGATTTCGTCGACCCGGACGTGTTGCGGTACGCCCGCGGGCTCTCGCTGCTGGGGACGATGCAGGACCACGTCGAGGAGTACTTCGATCACCCCAAGCTCCAACAGATCGTCCAGTACTCGCTGGTCTTCCTCGGCGGCGCACCGAACAACACGCCCGCGCTCTACAACCTGATGAGCCACGTCGATTTCAACCTCGGCGTCTACTACCCGGAGGACGGGATGGGCGGCGTCGTCGACGGCATCGTCGCCGTGGCCGAGGAGTTGGGTGTCGACTTCCGGGTCGACCACCCGGTCGCGGAGATCAGGGGCCGGGAGGGCGCCTTCGCCGTCCGCACCGAGGACGGCCGGGAGTTCTTCCCCGACGAGGTGGTCTCCGACGCCGACTACGCCCACACCGAACAGGAACTCCTCGTCCCCGAGGACCGCCAGTACGACGCCGACTACTGGGACTCGCGCACCTACGCTCCTTCCGCGTTCCTCCTCTATCTCGGCGTCGAGGGCGACGTCGACCCGCTCGAACACCACACGCTCGTCCTCCCGACCGACTGGGACGACCACTTCGAGACCATCTTCGGCGACCCCGCCTGGCCCGAGGACCCCGCCTACTACCTCTGTGTTCCCTCGAAGACCGACGACACGGTCGCCCCCGAGGGCCACAGCAACCTCTTCGTCCTCGCACCGGTCGCCCCCGGCCTCGACGACGGCCCGGAGCGCCGCCAGCGGTTCCGCGACCTGTTGCTCGACGACATCGCCGAGCACACCGGCGTCGACCTCCGGGACCGCATCGTCGTCGAGGAGCGCTTCTCGGTCTCCGAGTTCGCCGACCGCTACAACAGCACCCAGGGGACGGCCCTCGGCCTCGCACACACGCTCCGACAGACCTCGCTTCTCCGCCCGCCCCACGCCTCCGAGGCGGTCGACGGCCTCTATTTCACCGGCTCCTACACCACCCCGGGCATCGGCGTCCCCATGTGTCTCATCAGCGGCCGCCTGACGGCCGAGCGGATGACGACGACTCGATGA
- a CDS encoding prenyltransferase, with the protein MTMPGAAVYLFRTSRPRFWLYLAGPVAVGVAYAASDVGDLFTPTTFALFGYFLVPANVLLYGVNDVFDVDVDAENPKKEEREVRYGGDRLVPAAVGLSALLALVPLGLTPRIAWPWIAGFLLLGVAYSAPPLRLKTRPPLDSVSNGLYVLPGAAAYAAVAGVHPPALAVLGGWLWSMAMHTFSAIPDIEPDRRAGIETTATRLGQRRTYAYCALCWALAAAAFGLLDPRLGLLLAPYPVAVVGVAASRVDVSRAYWWYPAVNTVVGALLTMGALWRLVHG; encoded by the coding sequence ATGACGATGCCGGGGGCGGCCGTCTACCTGTTCCGGACCTCGCGCCCCCGGTTCTGGCTCTATCTGGCCGGGCCGGTCGCCGTCGGCGTCGCCTACGCCGCGAGCGATGTCGGCGACCTGTTCACCCCCACGACCTTCGCCCTGTTCGGATACTTCCTCGTCCCCGCGAACGTCCTGCTGTACGGCGTCAACGACGTGTTCGACGTCGACGTCGACGCGGAGAACCCCAAGAAGGAGGAGCGCGAGGTTCGGTACGGGGGCGACCGGCTCGTTCCCGCCGCCGTCGGTCTGAGCGCCCTACTCGCGCTCGTCCCGCTCGGGCTGACCCCCCGCATCGCCTGGCCGTGGATCGCCGGGTTCCTCCTCCTGGGGGTCGCCTACAGCGCGCCGCCGCTCCGCCTGAAGACCCGCCCGCCGCTCGACTCCGTCTCGAACGGCCTGTACGTGCTGCCCGGAGCCGCCGCCTACGCCGCGGTCGCCGGGGTCCATCCCCCGGCGCTCGCCGTCCTCGGTGGGTGGCTCTGGTCGATGGCGATGCACACCTTCTCCGCGATTCCGGACATCGAGCCGGACCGGCGGGCGGGCATCGAGACGACCGCCACGCGCCTCGGCCAGCGGCGGACCTACGCCTACTGTGCGCTCTGCTGGGCGCTCGCCGCGGCCGCCTTCGGCCTGCTCGACCCCCGACTCGGCCTCCTCCTCGCCCCGTACCCCGTCGCCGTCGTCGGCGTCGCCGCCTCCCGGGTCGACGTCTCGCGAGCCTACTGGTGGTATCCGGCCGTGAACACCGTCGTCGGCGCGCTCCTGACGATGGGCGCGCTCTGGAGGCTGGTCCATGGGTAG
- the cruF gene encoding bisanhydrobacterioruberin hydratase translates to MGSEGGDGPAGATASRTARPTRTELQARLDDLIRENRVTVAVVFPAVGSVLLVASAEGLLPPPLAFEPFTLLLGTLVMRSPLLVGMAPLIDRRAAVGVTALAGYAYAVEFVGLRTGWPYGEFYYAIDLGPEVAGVPVGLPVFFLPLVGNAYLLCSLLLGERARAARIRLPAVIGTVIAMDLVLDPGAVALGFWAYPGGGPVYGVPLSNFAGWVLSATVTVLVLDAVLDRTALLDRLATCEFALDDLVSFVLLWGAVNVYFANWGAAAVAGLFGLGLLRADRFDVPLDGR, encoded by the coding sequence ATGGGTAGCGAGGGCGGCGACGGTCCCGCCGGAGCGACGGCGAGCCGAACGGCTCGGCCGACCCGAACCGAGCTGCAGGCCCGCCTCGACGACCTGATCCGCGAGAACCGCGTCACCGTCGCGGTGGTGTTCCCCGCCGTCGGTTCCGTCCTCCTAGTCGCGAGCGCCGAGGGACTCCTCCCGCCGCCGCTCGCGTTCGAGCCGTTCACCCTCCTGCTCGGAACGCTCGTCATGCGCTCGCCCCTGCTGGTCGGGATGGCGCCGCTGATCGATCGCCGGGCGGCCGTCGGCGTGACCGCCCTCGCCGGCTACGCCTACGCCGTCGAGTTCGTCGGCCTGCGGACCGGCTGGCCCTACGGCGAGTTCTACTACGCCATCGACCTCGGGCCGGAGGTCGCCGGCGTCCCCGTCGGCCTGCCCGTCTTCTTCCTGCCGCTCGTGGGCAACGCCTACCTCCTCTGTTCACTCCTGCTCGGGGAGCGAGCGCGGGCGGCCCGGATCCGCCTGCCGGCCGTGATCGGGACGGTGATCGCCATGGATCTGGTCCTCGATCCGGGGGCCGTCGCGCTCGGCTTCTGGGCCTACCCCGGCGGCGGCCCCGTCTACGGCGTGCCGCTGTCGAACTTCGCGGGGTGGGTGCTGTCCGCGACGGTGACCGTCCTCGTCCTCGACGCCGTCCTCGACCGGACGGCGCTGCTGGATCGGCTGGCGACCTGTGAGTTCGCCCTCGACGATCTGGTGAGTTTCGTCCTGCTCTGGGGGGCGGTCAACGTCTACTTCGCCAACTGGGGGGCGGCCGCCGTCGCCGGGCTGTTCGGCCTCGGGTTGCTCCGTGCGGACCGCTTCGACGTGCCCCTCGACGGGCGGTAG
- a CDS encoding phytoene/squalene synthase family protein, which translates to MVSDDGVARGKAIQRRTGKTFHLATRLLPERVREATYVLYAFFRVADEVVDDAEGVPPAEQRAELERLRAAALGEEPTDDPVLAAFADLRERHDIDDADVNTFVDAMLTDVTKDRYETFAELRAYMDGSAAAVGRMMTSVMDPEHPERARPHATALGEAFQLSNFLRDVREDIVERDRIYLPRETLDEYDISEADLRRFEVSDEFRRAMERELRRTEALYREGVAGIEYLPTDCQLPVLVAAVLYADHHRLIRERDYDVLSETPSLGTLRKLLLVARTRWHWQWNRDPETVFRRVSAVPEVPADPDPDHDRTHSTRGIGRRLLRGAVEGLRRLT; encoded by the coding sequence ATGGTGAGCGACGACGGCGTCGCCCGCGGGAAAGCGATCCAGCGACGGACAGGCAAGACGTTCCACCTGGCCACGCGGCTCCTCCCCGAGCGGGTCCGGGAGGCGACGTACGTCCTCTATGCCTTCTTCCGGGTCGCCGACGAGGTGGTCGACGACGCCGAGGGCGTCCCCCCCGCCGAGCAGCGCGCGGAACTCGAGCGGCTGCGCGCGGCGGCGCTCGGCGAGGAGCCGACCGACGACCCCGTCCTCGCCGCCTTCGCGGACCTCCGCGAGCGACACGACATCGACGACGCCGACGTGAACACCTTCGTCGACGCGATGTTGACCGACGTGACCAAGGATCGTTACGAGACCTTCGCGGAACTCCGGGCGTACATGGACGGCTCGGCGGCCGCCGTCGGCCGCATGATGACGTCGGTGATGGATCCGGAGCATCCCGAGCGCGCCCGTCCCCACGCCACGGCGCTCGGCGAGGCGTTCCAGCTCTCGAATTTCCTCCGCGACGTCCGCGAGGACATCGTCGAACGCGACCGGATCTACCTCCCCCGCGAGACGCTCGACGAGTACGACATCTCGGAGGCGGACCTCCGACGTTTCGAGGTCAGCGACGAGTTCCGGCGGGCGATGGAGCGGGAACTCCGACGGACCGAGGCGCTCTACCGCGAGGGCGTCGCCGGCATCGAGTATCTCCCCACGGACTGCCAGCTTCCGGTGCTGGTCGCGGCGGTACTGTACGCCGACCACCACCGGCTGATCCGCGAACGGGACTACGACGTCCTCTCGGAGACGCCGAGTCTCGGCACGCTCCGCAAACTGCTGTTGGTGGCCCGGACCCGCTGGCACTGGCAGTGGAACCGGGATCCCGAGACCGTCTTCCGGCGGGTGAGCGCCGTGCCGGAGGTTCCGGCGGATCCCGACCCCGACCACGACCGGACCCACTCGACCCGCGGCATCGGCCGACGGCTCCTGCGCGGGGCCGTCGAGGGGCTCCGCCGGCTGACCTGA
- a CDS encoding HVO_2523 family zinc finger protein: MSASGGRPCPRCETAMHRRHCKYVCPNHGVVYDCSDTFW; encoded by the coding sequence ATGTCTGCGTCAGGTGGGCGACCCTGCCCCCGCTGTGAGACGGCGATGCACCGTCGTCACTGCAAGTACGTCTGTCCGAACCACGGGGTCGTCTACGACTGCAGCGATACGTTCTGGTGA